The DNA region ACGCCAGAGCTGGTTGGTTAATTTTCAGCAAAGTCAGGTAGAGATTGCTCTCGATCAGGGACATATCACGGCAGGCGAAGCCAGTGAAGCCATTAGCGAGCTGGAAATGGAACTGAAGCAAGGCAATGCTGCGGATATATTGACTCTGGCTCAACAGTTAACCAGCGTAAAAGGATTGCGTTTAGGTAGCCAAAGCAAAGCCGCACGGGGATACCGTTTATTAAATGGCGATACTTCCTCCGTTGTTATGCCAATGGATGTGTTGACCGTCTCTGAGCGCGCTACTGTTGAGCAAGGCTTAGCAGCAGCATTGGAGTGGGCATTTGCTTACTGGCAGCGTAATGAGGCCTGTTGGTTTGATGGTGAGCCACAGGCTCAGTCGGCAGTTAACCACAGTCTGACGGCAATCCGTCAAATTCTGGCGTTGTTTGGCGGCATTATTCCCCGTAAAGCAACCGCTCCGTTACGTGAACGTTTAACCGAGCTGGAGCAACAGCTTGAAGTAGCTCAGGAAGCGGCGGCTGTCTGCTATCAGCCAGCATATCTGCAACTGAAACTGGCGCTGATGGCCTGGGTGATGAATAAAGGATGGCGTATTTTTATCGACGATAAAGGAAAACAAAAGCTGGCGGGTTCTTTTAAACGTTTCGCCGATATCATGTTGTCCCGCTGTAAGTCAGAGTTGAAAGAGGCGTTCAATAAGAAATTAACCAATGATGGCTATAACGACCAGCAGTCGCGTCTGGAACGTCAGATTATCAATTTCTATTTGCTTTCCGGGGCATACGATAAAGAACAGTCTCTACCATATATTGAAGTCTGGCAGAAACTATTTGATGCGCAGGGCGATCGTGACACATTACGTCGTAACGCCATGGAACAGCCACTGTTCTGGTTAAACAGTTCGCAGCATGTATAACCCGTAGCCTATTATTTTTGTAAGGACACCCTATGTTGTCTCATTTCCCACTACTTGAAGCTCAGCGGATTAAGCGCCAGTCTGAGCTGGCTGAACGTCTGGAACAGGCAGTCCAGTTTAGTCCACAGGATGGTCAGGCGTTAGCACTCAGTGACTTTGTCAGTGATGGCTTACTTCAGCATCCGGAGTGGTGGGATGAGCTGCATCAAAATCCGCCTGGTGCCGCGGATGCTGAACACTATCAACAGTGGCTTCAGGTAGTTCTGTCTGAGGTGACTGACGAAGCTAATCTGTTGCAGGTTCTGCGCCTGTTTCGTCGCAAGATGATGATTCGTATCTCCTGGGCACAAAGTTTAAAGCTATGTGATACCGAACAAACCCTGAGTCAGTTAAGTTTATTGGCAGAAACATTGATTATTGCCGCTCGTGACTGGCTGTACGATCTTTGCTGTCGGGAATGGGGAACGCCGGTTAACAGCAGTGGAACCCCACAACCGTTATTTATTTTAGGTATGGGGAAGCTGGGAGGCGGGGAACTTAATTTCTCATCAGATATCGACCTGATTTTTGCCTATCCGGAAAACGGTGAAACCCAGGGGGGACGCCGTCAACTGGATAATGCTCAGTTTTTTACCCGATTGGGCCAGCGGCTGATTAAAGCACTGGATCAAATCACTCAGGAAGGGTTTGTTTATCGGGTCGATATGCGTTTACGCCCCTTCGGTGACAGCGGGCCATTGGTGTTCAGCTTTAGCGCTCTGGAAGATTACTATCAGGAGCAGGGGCGTGACTGGGAACGTTATGCCATGGTGAAAGCGCGAATTATGGGCGACCAGCAGGATAGCTACAGTGAAGAGTTAAAACGAATGCTGCGTCCTTTTGTCTTTCGTCGCTATATTGATTTCAGCGTCATTCAGTCATTGCGCAATATGAAGGGAATGATCGCCCGGGAAGTTCGTCGTAGAGGCTTGTCGGATAATATCAAGCTGGGAGCCGGCGGTATTCGTGAAATTGAGTTTATCACTCAGGTATTTCAACTGATTCGCGGCGGGCGTGAACCCAGCCTGCAAGGAAACTCCTTGTTGCCTACCCTTCAGGCTATCGCTAATCTGGAGTTATTGACTCAGGAACAGGCGGATGCGTTGGGTATCAGCTACCTCTATTTACGTCGACTGGAGAACCTGCTGCAGGCAATTGCCGATCAGCAAACGCAAACACTGCCGGTGGATCCTTTAGATCAGTCTCGTCTGGCAATGGGTATGGGGAGCACGAGTTGGGAATCTATGCTGTCACAGCTGGGACAGCATATGGCTTCGGTCAGAGAGATTTTTGCCAATCTTATTGGTGATGATACACCTGATGTGGAAGAAGATTCCGATAATTTACGCTACAGCCCTCTATGGCTGGACGATTTGGATGCCTGTGAACTATCACAATTGATGCCTCAGTTAGATGAAGAGTCACGGCAACGGGTGAGAGAGCATCTGGCTGAGTTTCGTCATGATATTGATAAACGGTCAATTGGACAGCGAGGTCGTGACGTCCTCGATAAGCTGATGCCAAGATTGCTGTCCGAAGTTTGCCAGCGTGAAGATGCCGACAGCGTTTTACCGCGGCTGACTCATTTGATTCTGAGTATTGTGACCCGCACTACTTATCTGGAGTTGCTGGTGGAATATCCCTCCGCCATGACCCATCTTATCCGGCTTTGTGCAGCATCACCGATGGTGGCCAGCAAGCTGGCTCATTACCCGATTCTGCTGGATGAGCTGCTGGATATTAACTCGCTGTATCAGGCGGTTCCGCTGAGTGCTTATCGTGATGAACTGCGGCAATTTTTACTGAGAGTGCCGGAAGAGGACGAAGAGCAAAGGCTGGAAGCATTACGTCAGTTTAAGCAGACCCATTTGTTACGCATCGCCGCTGCGGATATTGCCGGAGCACTACCGGTTATGAAAGTAAGTGACCACTTAACCTATCTGGCGGAAGCAATTATTGAAGCCGTGGTTCAGCAGGCATGGTTCCAAATGACAGCACGTTATGGTCAGCCATCTCATTTATATGAGCGGGAAGGTCGCGGATTTGCTGTAGTGGCCTATGGCAAACTGGGAGGGATTGAACTGGGTTATAGCTCCGATTTGGATCTGGTGTTTTTGGTGGATTGCCCGGAAAACGTCACCACAGATGGAGATCGCAGTATCGATGGTCGTCAGTTTTATTTACGTCTGGGCCAGCGGATTATGCATTTATTCAGTGCGCGCATGGCCTCCGGTATTCTGTATGAGGTTGATGCACGCCTGCGGCCATCCGGAGAATCAGGCTTGCTAGTCAGCACTATCAGCGCTTTTGAAGACTATCAGCGCAATGAAGCATGGACCTGGGAACATCAGGCGTTAGTACGTACTCGCATTGTTTATAGTGACCCGATTTTGCATAAAGAGTTTGACCACGCCCGTCATGAAATATTGTGCCTCGAACGTAATGAACAGCAGTTAAAACAAGAGGTGCGGGAGATGCGGGAAAAAATGCGCAACCACCTTGGCAATAAAGATGCAGACCTGTTTGATTTAAAAACTGATGAGGGCGGAATAACGGATATTGAATTTATCGCTCAGTATTTAGTGTTGCGCTATGCCCACCAACAGCCTCAGCTTACTCGTTGGTCCGATAACGTCAGGATTTTTGAACTGATGGGTAACTATCAGATTATGGACGAGCAGGAAGCTATGGCCCTGACTAAAGCTTATGTCACTATGCGTGATGAAATTCATCGTCTGGCATTACAGGATAAACCGGGGCAAGTACCCAACGGAAGGTTTGAGCAGGAAAGGGCACGGGTCAATCAGAGCTGGCGCAAGTGGTTGGCAGAGTAAAACTTATCGCTTCTGGCGTTGATGTTGCCAGAAGCGATAGCTTATTGATACAACGATGCCTCGCCCGGAGGGCGAGTTTTAAACCGACGGTGTAACCACATATATTGCTCAGGGGCCAGCATGATCTGTTGTTCAATCGCCTGATTCATAAAGGTGGCTGCAGCAACTTCATCATCTGTCGGGAAGCCTTCCAGAGGCGGTTGTACAATCAGAGTATATCCGTGATTATCATCATTTCGTTTAGGGATAAACGGAACCAATAGCGGGTTAGCCATACGGACTAAAATTGATGTGCCGATAGTGGTTGCCGCTTTTTCTACTGCAAAGAAAGGGGCGAATACGCTGTTTTTGGGGCCGTAATCATGGTCCGGAGCGTACCAAACCAGCTCACCTTTTTTAAGTGAACGAATCATGCCTTTTACATCACGGCGATCAAGCATATATTTATTGGAACGCAATCTTCCCCAGGTTTGTAACCAGTCCATTAGTTTGTTGTCATGAGGACGGTAAACGCCTACTCCGGGACGATGCATACCAATAATTCGGGCGCCAAGTTCAAGGGTCAGGAAGTGTATACCAATCACTAATACCCCACGTTTTTCCGGGATACCTACATTCAGATTGTCCATTCCCTGAACCTTACACCACTTTTTGACACGCCAGTCAGGCCAGAACCAGGCCATGCCGGTTTCAAATACGGCTAACCCGGTTGCTTCAAAGTTTTTAATCATCCAAGCTTCATGCTCTGCTTCAGTCATTTCAGGAAAACAGAGTTCAATGTTGCGGCGTGAGATCATCTTTCTGCGTTTCATATAACGCATAGCAAAACGGCCTAAACCTCGCCCCAGACTACTAATCCAGGGGTAAGGCAGCAAAACGATCAGGTACAAAAAAGTGATACCAGACCATAGCAGCCAGTAGCGCGGGTGTAACAGTTCTCGGCTAAATTCCGGGAGTACTTGATTTTTTGACATAACAAATCGAATTAGAAAATTATTGTCCAATAGTTTAAAAAATACATTTATCAGTTTAACGGTATTTTTATCGCATTCCTATTTTACGATGTGATTATGATAAACTGCACAACAATAGATGCTGTCCTCGTTTATGGAGTATGGGATGAAAGTCATGTTACCCGATTTTAGCCGTGCCAGCGTAATGGTTGTCGGTGATGTTATGCTCGATCGCTATTGGCATGGGCCAACCAGCAGAATTTCGCCTGAAGCTCCGGTGCCGGTAGTTAAAGTCAATATGGTAGAAGATCGTCCCGGAGGTGCAGCAAACGTTGCAATGAATATCGCCTCCCTGTGCGGCGTTTCTCGGTTGGTTGGTTTAACCGGTATGGATGAACCTGCACGCGTACTCAATGACAAACTGAATGAAGTCAATGTTAAGTGTGATTTTGTAACGATAGCTTCTCATCCAACGATTACCAAACTGCGGGTGCTTTCCCGTAACCAGCAGTTATTGCGCCTCGATTTTGAAGAGGGTTTTGAGAATGTAGATTCTCAACCGATTCTGGATCGTGTCCAACAAGCATTGCCTCATTTAGGGGCGCTGGTGCTATCTGATTATGCTAAAGGTGCGCTGGCTTCGGTCCAGTCACTTATTGCGCTGGGGCGCGAAGCCGGTGTTCCGGTACTGATCGACCCGAAAGGGGCTGATTTTGAGCGCTATCGTGGTGCTACGCTGCTGACGCCTAATTTATCTGAATTTGAAGCGGTAGTCGGTCAGTGTAAAACTGAAGATGAACTGGTTAGCCGGGGCATGGCGCTCATTGAACAATTTGAATTCAGCGCATTGCTGATAACTCGTTCAGAAAATGGTATGACGTTGCTGCAACCGGGCAGAGATCCTTTCCATATGCCAACTCAGGCGCAGGAAGTGTATGACGTTACCGGTGCCGGTGATACGGTGATAGGCGTTCTGGCCGTTAGCCTGGCGGCTGGTCTGACGCTGGAAGAAGCCTGCTTTATGGCCAATGCCGCTGCCGGTGTGGTGGTGGGCAAGCTGGGAACATCAACGGTTTCTCCTATTGAGCTGGAAAACGCAATCCGCGGCAGAGCAGATACTGGTTTTGGCGTAATGAACGAAGAACAGCTGAAACAAGCCGTTGCTCATGCTCGTCAGCGTGGTGAGAAAGTGGTGATGACCAATGGTTGCTTTGATATTTTACACGCCGGTCACGTTTCTTATCTGGCAAATGCCCGTAAACTGGGGGATCGCCTGATTGTGGCGGTTAACAGCGATGCTTCTACCCGACGTTTAAAAGGGGAAACTCGCCCGGTAAACCCTCTGGCACAACGTATGATCGTGCTGGGTGCGCTGGAATCTGTCGACTGGGTGGTTTCTTTTGAAGAGGATACGCCTCAGCGCCTGATTGCGGATATTCTTCCCGACCTGTTGGTGAAAGGTGGAGACTATAAGCCAGAGGATATTGCCGGTAGCAAAGAAGTTTGGGCTGCAGGCGGTGATGTTCGCGTTCTGAACTTTGAAGATGGCTGTTCAACCAGCAATATTATTAAAACCATTATGGAACGCGGATAACTAGCCTCAATGAGTGGATTAAAGCAGGAGCTGGGCTTAGTTCAGGGAGTCGGTTTACTTTCAACATCGCTGTTGGGTACAGGCGTATTTGCCGTGCCTGCACTGGCAGCGCAAATAGCTGATTCTGGCAGTCTGTGGGCCTGGCCTGTTTTAATTATTCTGGTTTTTCCTATTGCTATCGCCTTTGCTGCGTTGGGGCGTCATTTCCCTAACGCTGGTGGCGCAGCGCACTTTGTCAGTCTGGCATTTGGGCCTCATATGGCGAGAGTGACCGGTTGGCTATTTTTATCGGTGATTTCGGTAGGGCTCCCAGCGGCATTACAAATAGCCTCAGGTTTTTGGCAGGCGGCATTTGGGCTGGAGCATTCAGGCCTGTTGTTGGTTCAATTAGGTACGCTGTTGGCGATTCTATTGTTAGGAATGCGCAGCGCCGGTTCCAGTGCTAATGTGCAGGTCATTATTGCGGGTCTGATTGTGGCGATGGTGGCAGCTATCTGGTGGAAAGGGGGAATTACGCCCGGTTCCATCCAATGGCCAGCCTTGAGCACCTTATCTGCCAGTCCAATGTTTAGTGCGTTAGCCGTGATGTTCTGGTGTTTTGTTGGGCTGGAAGCGTTTGCCCATCTGGCAGCAGAGTTTCGCAATCCGGAACGTGATTTCCCCCGAGCTTTACTGATAGGTATGCTGGTGGCCGGTGGCGTTTATTGGAGCTGTACTGCTGCGGTGTTAGCATTTCATTCTTATGGCGGGGAAATGGCTGCATCGGCTTCTTTGCCATCAATAGTGGTTCAGCTATTTGGACAGCATGCATTATGGGTGGCTTGTATTATTGGCTATCTGGCCTGTTTTGCCAGTCTGAATATTTATACTCAAAGCTTTGCCCGTCTGGTGTGGTCGCAAACCTATGAGCAAAAGCCCAAAGCCTGGGTGGCGCAACTTTCCCGTTCCCGTTCACCGTTGAATGCACTGTCATTAGTCTTGTTATGCTGTCTGATTTCATCGCTGGCGGCCGACTACTTCTCTCTGGAACTGGATGAGTTGATCGTTTATGCCAACGGTATTTTTGTATTTATCTATCTGCTTTGTATGCTGTCTGGCTGTCGCTTACTGAAAGGAAGTTCCAGAGTGATGTCGTTTATTGGCACTGCTTTGTGTGTTTTATTGCTGGTGATGATTGGCTGGAAAACGCTGTATGCGATAGTGATGTTTGCGTTACTGTGGCTGATACTGCCGCGGAGAAAGCAAGCTTCAGCAGAGGCTGTGGGATAGTAATGTACGCATTAGCAAAGCCGGGTGGCTTCACTAATGCGTTTAAAAAGCAGGATTATTCCTGATTGCCTTTGGCTTCTAACTCAGCCAGTCGCTTTTCTAATGCATTCAGTTTTTCACGGGTTCTTAGCAGAACCTGAGTCTGAATATCAAACTCTTCACGGCTGACCACATCCAGTTTCGCCAACTGATTCTGTAGCCCCTGACGGATCTTCTTCTCGACTTCATCGCCCAGTTCGCGAATACCTTTCGGCATTGATTCGTGAATTTGTTTAGCTATCTGTTCAATTTTTTTCGGATCGATCATTGGTCTACCTTTGATGGTTGATGGCATCTTATTTAATCCCACTGATTAAGAGATAACCGCTAGTTTACTGTTTGTTTTGCAGAGTATAAACATTTGATAGCGGAGTGTCTTGGATCTGTCAACTTTCTGTGGCTAAGATTTCCCTTGTCTGTATTGCCCCTGCTATTAATAAGCGTTATAGTAGAAACGCTTATTCTCAGGGCGGGGTGGAAATCCCCACCGGCGGTAAATCATTAAGCCTGATGGCAACATGAAAGCCCGCGAGCGCTTGAGCCTGATGAAAGTCAGCTTCAAGGTCAGCAGATCCGGTGTAATTCCGGGGCCGACGGTTATAGTCCGGATGGGAGAGAGTAATGACAATGGTCGGGCATTCGCTCGCCTTACGTTATTTTAGGCTTTTCGCCTGCTTCCTAAGCTGCCCTGATTCTGGTAATCCATATAAATTAAGAGGTTATTTTACCATGAATCAGACATTACTTTCCGAATTCGGTACCCCAATTGCTCGCGTTGAACTTGCGCTGGATGCTTTGCGCAATGGTCGTGGCGTTATGGTGCTTGACGATGAAAACCGTGAAAACGAAGGCGACATGATCTTTGCCGCCGAAACTATGACCGTTGAGCAAATGGCTCTGACCATTCGCCATGGTAGTGGTATCGTTTGTCTGTGCATTAACGAACAAACCCGTGAACAGCTGAACTTACCTATGATGGTTCCAGCTAACTCCAGCCGCTATCAGACGGCGTTTACCGTCACTATCGAAGCTGCTGAAGGGGTCACGACCGGTGTTTCTGCTTCTGACCGGGTTACCACTATTCGTGCGGCTATCGCAGATGGTGCAACAGCTAACAGCTTACACAGCCCAGGTCACGTTTTCCCATTATGTGCCCGTACCAGTGGTGTATTAACCCGCCGCGGCCATACTGAAGCAACTATCGATTTAGTTACTCTGGCTGGCTTTAAGCCAGCAGGCGTACTTTGTGAACTTACCAATGACGATGGCAGCATGGCAAATGCGCCACAGGTTATTGAGTTTGGTAAACAACATAATATGCCGGTGGTAACCATTGAAGATCTGGTTATGTATATTGAGCAACACGCCAGAAAAGCCAGCTGATTGTTATATTGATAATAAAAGCCGCAT from Limnobaculum xujianqingii includes:
- a CDS encoding CYTH domain-containing protein translates to MTVEIELKFIATSEAVATLPEVISRLSAEGGEVQQLSNTYYDSPEGVLRSHRIGLRVRGCNDSWEMTLKSAGNTVGGVAHRAEYNIQLPSSKLDIALLPADVWPADVDVSALQTKLQPLFTTDFKRQSWLVNFQQSQVEIALDQGHITAGEASEAISELEMELKQGNAADILTLAQQLTSVKGLRLGSQSKAARGYRLLNGDTSSVVMPMDVLTVSERATVEQGLAAALEWAFAYWQRNEACWFDGEPQAQSAVNHSLTAIRQILALFGGIIPRKATAPLRERLTELEQQLEVAQEAAAVCYQPAYLQLKLALMAWVMNKGWRIFIDDKGKQKLAGSFKRFADIMLSRCKSELKEAFNKKLTNDGYNDQQSRLERQIINFYLLSGAYDKEQSLPYIEVWQKLFDAQGDRDTLRRNAMEQPLFWLNSSQHV
- the glnE gene encoding bifunctional [glutamate--ammonia ligase]-adenylyl-L-tyrosine phosphorylase/[glutamate--ammonia-ligase] adenylyltransferase, whose translation is MLSHFPLLEAQRIKRQSELAERLEQAVQFSPQDGQALALSDFVSDGLLQHPEWWDELHQNPPGAADAEHYQQWLQVVLSEVTDEANLLQVLRLFRRKMMIRISWAQSLKLCDTEQTLSQLSLLAETLIIAARDWLYDLCCREWGTPVNSSGTPQPLFILGMGKLGGGELNFSSDIDLIFAYPENGETQGGRRQLDNAQFFTRLGQRLIKALDQITQEGFVYRVDMRLRPFGDSGPLVFSFSALEDYYQEQGRDWERYAMVKARIMGDQQDSYSEELKRMLRPFVFRRYIDFSVIQSLRNMKGMIAREVRRRGLSDNIKLGAGGIREIEFITQVFQLIRGGREPSLQGNSLLPTLQAIANLELLTQEQADALGISYLYLRRLENLLQAIADQQTQTLPVDPLDQSRLAMGMGSTSWESMLSQLGQHMASVREIFANLIGDDTPDVEEDSDNLRYSPLWLDDLDACELSQLMPQLDEESRQRVREHLAEFRHDIDKRSIGQRGRDVLDKLMPRLLSEVCQREDADSVLPRLTHLILSIVTRTTYLELLVEYPSAMTHLIRLCAASPMVASKLAHYPILLDELLDINSLYQAVPLSAYRDELRQFLLRVPEEDEEQRLEALRQFKQTHLLRIAAADIAGALPVMKVSDHLTYLAEAIIEAVVQQAWFQMTARYGQPSHLYEREGRGFAVVAYGKLGGIELGYSSDLDLVFLVDCPENVTTDGDRSIDGRQFYLRLGQRIMHLFSARMASGILYEVDARLRPSGESGLLVSTISAFEDYQRNEAWTWEHQALVRTRIVYSDPILHKEFDHARHEILCLERNEQQLKQEVREMREKMRNHLGNKDADLFDLKTDEGGITDIEFIAQYLVLRYAHQQPQLTRWSDNVRIFELMGNYQIMDEQEAMALTKAYVTMRDEIHRLALQDKPGQVPNGRFEQERARVNQSWRKWLAE
- a CDS encoding Kdo(2)-lipid IV(A) acyltransferase — encoded protein: MSKNQVLPEFSRELLHPRYWLLWSGITFLYLIVLLPYPWISSLGRGLGRFAMRYMKRRKMISRRNIELCFPEMTEAEHEAWMIKNFEATGLAVFETGMAWFWPDWRVKKWCKVQGMDNLNVGIPEKRGVLVIGIHFLTLELGARIIGMHRPGVGVYRPHDNKLMDWLQTWGRLRSNKYMLDRRDVKGMIRSLKKGELVWYAPDHDYGPKNSVFAPFFAVEKAATTIGTSILVRMANPLLVPFIPKRNDDNHGYTLIVQPPLEGFPTDDEVAAATFMNQAIEQQIMLAPEQYMWLHRRFKTRPPGEASLYQ
- the hldE gene encoding bifunctional D-glycero-beta-D-manno-heptose-7-phosphate kinase/D-glycero-beta-D-manno-heptose 1-phosphate adenylyltransferase HldE; its protein translation is MKVMLPDFSRASVMVVGDVMLDRYWHGPTSRISPEAPVPVVKVNMVEDRPGGAANVAMNIASLCGVSRLVGLTGMDEPARVLNDKLNEVNVKCDFVTIASHPTITKLRVLSRNQQLLRLDFEEGFENVDSQPILDRVQQALPHLGALVLSDYAKGALASVQSLIALGREAGVPVLIDPKGADFERYRGATLLTPNLSEFEAVVGQCKTEDELVSRGMALIEQFEFSALLITRSENGMTLLQPGRDPFHMPTQAQEVYDVTGAGDTVIGVLAVSLAAGLTLEEACFMANAAAGVVVGKLGTSTVSPIELENAIRGRADTGFGVMNEEQLKQAVAHARQRGEKVVMTNGCFDILHAGHVSYLANARKLGDRLIVAVNSDASTRRLKGETRPVNPLAQRMIVLGALESVDWVVSFEEDTPQRLIADILPDLLVKGGDYKPEDIAGSKEVWAAGGDVRVLNFEDGCSTSNIIKTIMERG
- the yjeH gene encoding L-methionine/branched-chain amino acid transporter, which translates into the protein MSGLKQELGLVQGVGLLSTSLLGTGVFAVPALAAQIADSGSLWAWPVLIILVFPIAIAFAALGRHFPNAGGAAHFVSLAFGPHMARVTGWLFLSVISVGLPAALQIASGFWQAAFGLEHSGLLLVQLGTLLAILLLGMRSAGSSANVQVIIAGLIVAMVAAIWWKGGITPGSIQWPALSTLSASPMFSALAVMFWCFVGLEAFAHLAAEFRNPERDFPRALLIGMLVAGGVYWSCTAAVLAFHSYGGEMAASASLPSIVVQLFGQHALWVACIIGYLACFASLNIYTQSFARLVWSQTYEQKPKAWVAQLSRSRSPLNALSLVLLCCLISSLAADYFSLELDELIVYANGIFVFIYLLCMLSGCRLLKGSSRVMSFIGTALCVLLLVMIGWKTLYAIVMFALLWLILPRRKQASAEAVG
- the ubiK gene encoding ubiquinone biosynthesis accessory factor UbiK, which encodes MIDPKKIEQIAKQIHESMPKGIRELGDEVEKKIRQGLQNQLAKLDVVSREEFDIQTQVLLRTREKLNALEKRLAELEAKGNQE
- the ribB gene encoding 3,4-dihydroxy-2-butanone-4-phosphate synthase; amino-acid sequence: MNQTLLSEFGTPIARVELALDALRNGRGVMVLDDENRENEGDMIFAAETMTVEQMALTIRHGSGIVCLCINEQTREQLNLPMMVPANSSRYQTAFTVTIEAAEGVTTGVSASDRVTTIRAAIADGATANSLHSPGHVFPLCARTSGVLTRRGHTEATIDLVTLAGFKPAGVLCELTNDDGSMANAPQVIEFGKQHNMPVVTIEDLVMYIEQHARKAS